One Gaiellales bacterium DNA segment encodes these proteins:
- the dusB gene encoding tRNA dihydrouridine synthase DusB, with protein MAELSSRWRIRDVEIPSRIVLAPMAGVSVQAFRRQGRRFGAGLVCSEMVSSCGLSYGNERTLGYLRIARDEHPLAVQIFGSEPERMAEAARMVVDAGADIVDINFGCPVRKVTKTGAGASALEDHDLACSLAGAVVDAVDVPVTVKMRRGVRNGSRAALDLGPKLEAVGVAALTLHPRSAQQMYTGQADHTLTAELVDRVSVPVMASGDITDHPGAERVLDETGAAAVMVGRGAQGRPWTLREMADGERRDPERREVIAELVRFMREVVREMGEERSVGFLRKFYGWYLRGQEGAKELRVAVTQAPSVELAEAMLLDACPEAMPLLAEAERELELLPDAESDRTLDLPISIYGGG; from the coding sequence ATGGCCGAGCTCTCCTCCCGGTGGCGGATCCGCGACGTCGAGATCCCGTCGCGCATCGTGCTGGCGCCCATGGCCGGCGTGTCCGTTCAGGCGTTCCGGCGGCAGGGACGGCGGTTCGGCGCCGGCCTGGTCTGCAGCGAGATGGTCTCGTCATGCGGGCTCTCGTACGGGAACGAGCGCACGCTCGGCTATCTGCGGATCGCCCGCGACGAGCACCCGCTGGCGGTGCAGATCTTCGGGTCGGAGCCGGAGCGGATGGCCGAGGCGGCGCGCATGGTCGTCGACGCGGGCGCCGACATCGTCGACATCAACTTCGGCTGCCCCGTGCGCAAGGTCACGAAGACCGGTGCGGGCGCAAGCGCGCTCGAGGATCACGACCTCGCGTGCAGCCTCGCCGGCGCCGTGGTGGACGCGGTCGACGTGCCCGTCACCGTGAAGATGCGCCGCGGCGTGCGGAATGGCTCCCGCGCAGCGCTCGACCTCGGTCCCAAGCTGGAGGCGGTGGGGGTCGCGGCACTGACGCTCCACCCCCGCAGCGCCCAGCAGATGTACACCGGCCAGGCCGACCACACGCTCACCGCGGAGCTGGTCGACAGGGTCTCGGTGCCGGTGATGGCATCGGGCGACATCACCGACCACCCGGGCGCCGAGCGCGTGCTGGACGAGACGGGCGCAGCGGCCGTCATGGTCGGCCGCGGCGCGCAGGGCCGCCCATGGACGTTGCGTGAGATGGCCGACGGCGAGCGGCGGGATCCGGAGCGCCGGGAGGTGATCGCGGAGCTGGTCCGGTTCATGCGCGAGGTTGTGCGCGAGATGGGCGAGGAGCGCTCCGTCGGGTTCCTGCGCAAGTTCTACGGCTGGTACCTGCGCGGCCAGGAGGGCGCCAAGGAGCTGCGCGTGGCGGTCACACAGGCGCCGTCGGTCGAGCTGGCCGAGGCGATGCTGCTCGACGCGTGCCCCGAGGCCATGCCGCTGCTGGCCGAGGCGGAGCGGGAGCTCGAGCTGCTGCCGGACGCCGAGAGCGACCGTACCCTCGACCTGCCGATCTCGATCTACGGAGGGGGCTGA
- the greA gene encoding transcription elongation factor GreA has product MEKDVILTQSGFEKLKATIEELETVKRREVADRIKAAREFGDISENSEYDDAKNEQALLENRIARLKEQLRAARVIDTSDIPKDVVSIGSKVKVKYVDDGETDEYEIVGSAEADPANNRLSNESPVGQAVLGHKKGDVVEVAAPSGSIKLQIVSIKAA; this is encoded by the coding sequence GTGGAGAAGGATGTCATCCTCACCCAGAGCGGCTTCGAGAAGCTGAAGGCGACGATCGAGGAGTTGGAGACGGTCAAGCGGCGAGAGGTCGCGGACCGCATCAAGGCTGCGCGCGAGTTCGGCGACATCTCGGAGAACTCGGAGTACGACGACGCCAAGAACGAGCAGGCGCTGCTGGAGAACCGGATCGCGCGGCTGAAGGAACAGCTGCGCGCCGCCCGCGTGATCGACACGAGCGACATCCCGAAGGATGTCGTGTCGATCGGCTCCAAGGTCAAGGTCAAGTACGTCGACGACGGCGAGACCGACGAGTACGAGATCGTCGGCTCCGCTGAGGCCGATCCGGCGAACAACCGGCTCTCGAACGAGTCGCCCGTCGGCCAGGCGGTGCTCGGCCACAAGAAGGGCGACGTCGTCGAGGTGGCCGCACCGAGCGGCTCCATCAAGCTCCAGATCGTCAGCATCAAGGCGGCCTGA